From the Robbsia betulipollinis genome, the window TGCCGTAGTAATGCCGATCCATGTCCGCGATCTGCAATTCGGCTTTGTAAATGGTTGCCTTGAGGGCCATGCTGGGTGGCGCGAGGACCGGGCGCGGCGCACGAGCGCAAGCGCAAGTGGCGACACGCGGCGCATCGTCTGGAGTTCATGAAGGCGAGATGATACTCCGCCTATTGCGCGGCGGGCACGGACCCGAAGCGGAAGCGCGGCCGGTCCGCCTGCGACGCCAGGCCCGTGTCCTCGGGGAAGTGCTCGAGCAGGGGCAGGATCACCGATTGACCGAGGATCGCACGCCGGCTGCCGTCGGCGGGCGACAGACCCCAGACATCTTCGTAGACGATGGGAACGGTGCGCCCGTCGACCATCCCATTCCCCAGGTACAGCATCACGTGGCCGCCGATATCGATCACGCTCAGCAGGGGGCGTCCGTGCTCGCGCAAGGCGGCGATGCGTGCCGCGGGGGTGGCCGTCGGCAGATCGACCACGTCCGCGCCCCGGACCTGCTCGGACGAATGCCGCGGCAGCCAGACGCCGAACGGTGTGAACAGGCTTTTCAGTTCGAGCGAGCAATCGTTGTAGATCTCGCTGCCACCCCAGGCGTAGGGCCGGCTCTGCAGGCGGCGCAGCAGCATCGCGAAGTTCGCCGGCGTGGCCGCCAGCGGGATCGCCGCCACGTCGCTGGCCGGGAGGTCGGCGAGGCGCCACTGCGCGCGGTGATCGGCGTCGAGCACCGGCGTCATGACCGTGCGCGTCGCGCCGTGTTCGGCCACCAGCGGCAACACCGTGCCGATCGGCGCGGCGAAGCGGAACACGCCGGTGCGGTCCGTCACGCTGACCGCGGCGCCGGTGACCGCACCCAGCGCATGCCAGGCCGCCGCGCGCCATTGCGCGACGAAGCGTGCGTCCACGCGTCCCACGCTGTCGCTGCGAATCCAGCCGGCCACGTCGGGCGCCAGCACGTAGAGCCAGCCGCCGTCGCGGCTGCGGCCCAGGATGTAGAGCGGCGTGGCCGGACGCAGCGCCGTCTGCTCCAGATTGTCGAACGGATAGCCTTCGCCGGGCAGGCGCGGATCGTAGAAGAACGGTTCCGACGTGGGCAGGAGGCGCAGTGCGCCGGTCGTGGTCGTGATCGCCCGGTTGCCGGGCAGGTAGTTCCGCTGGCCGGTGAACTGGGCAGCTTGCGCGTTGCGCCGCACCGCTTCGATCCATGCCGGCGCATAGGGCCGCAGATTGCGCCCGAAGCCCGGCTGCGCCGAGGCGGCGCCGAAGCGGTTCACGGTGGCCGTCACGCGCGCCGCGAGATCGATGCCCGTGTCGGGGTCGAGCAGGTGGGCGATGACCTCCGGTTCCCAGGGGGAGGCCGCCGCGTCCGCGGAAGGCGTGGGGATTTCGGGCATGCCGGCCGCGACATGACCGGTTTCCCGGCCGAGGCGGGAGGCTGCCGGGTTGGCCGGGTGGGCCGGGTGGGCACGCGGCCGCGGCGCGGCCGGCGCGCCGAAGTAGCGGGTCTTGAGTTGCACGACGGCGGCGGCCTGCTGCGCCGCGCTCAATACCGGGCGATCGATGTCCGGCCCGTGCGGGTCGATCCAGCGGTCGACATCCTGATCGTAGCGTTCCAGCGGGAAAAGCGAGGCGGTGGGCGACAGTGTGGAGGACGACGGGAGAGCCGAGGACAGGGACGACGCCGTGCCCGACGATGCCGGCGCGGGCCGGTGCGTGGCCGCGGGCGTATCCGCCGCGCGATAGGTGGCGGCCGGCGTCTGCGCGACCCGGGGCGGCGTGGCCGGCGCGCAGGCCGCAAGGGCGAACGTCGCGGCGCACAGCATGCCGGCCAGCGCGACAGGACTGCGCGCGGCCGTCATGCGAAGCGGCGACGCGCCAGGCGACATGGTCGCATTTTGCAACACTTTCTTTCGTTTCCTTTGCGCGGATTTCTGTAGATTGTCGCTATCCCCCGACGCGCTGGCTCGGCCACGCGCGACGGTCTCCTGGAGAAGCACCATGAAAAAATTCCTCTTGCTCGCTGCCGCTGGCGCACTGTGGGCCGGCTTCGGCAGCGCGGCATGCGCGCATGTCTCGATCGGTATCGGCGTCGGCGTGCCGTACTACGCACCGCCGCCGCCGGTGATATACGCCCCGCCTCCGGTAGTCTACGCGCCGCCGCGGGTCGCCTATGTCCCGGCGCCGTTTTATGGGCCGCCGCCGGTGGTGTATGGCCCGCCGGTGTATCGTTATCGCCACGGCCCGCGGCCCTGGCACCCGTATCCTGGCTATTACGCCCACCGCGGCTATTACGGCCCGCGCTGGTGATCCCCGCGGTCAGCCGGTCCGGCGCGCGGCCGATCGGCGTGCAGACCCTCAGAATCCGAGGTCGCGGCACAGCCCGTCGACGCGCGCCTTGACCGCGGCGTCCATCTCGATCGGCACGCCCCATTCGCGCTGCGTCTCGCCCGGCCATTTATTGGTGGCGTCGATGCCCATCTTCGAGCCCAGTCCGGCGACCGGCGAGGCGAAATCCAGATAATCGATCGGGGTATTGTCCACCAGCAGCGTATCGCGGGAGGGATCGACCCGGGTCGTGATCGCCCAGATCACTTCCTTCCAGTCGCGGATGCGCACGTCCTCGTCGACGACGACGATGAATTTCGTATACATGAACTGCCGCAGAAAGCTCCAGACGCCGAACATCACGCGTTTGGCATGCCCGGCATAGCTCTTCTTCATCTGGACGATCGCCATGCGGTAGCTGCAACCCTCCGGCGGCAGATAGAAATCGGTGATCTCCGGAAACTGCTTCTGCAACAGCGGCACGAAGATTTCGTTGAACGCGACGCCGAGCACGGCGGGCTCGTCCGGCGGTTTGCCGGTGTGCGTCGAGTGGTAGATCGGATCGCGGCGCGTGGTCATGCGCTCGACGGTGAAGACGGGAAACCACTCCTGCTCGTTGTAGTAGCCGGTGTGGTCGCCGAACGGCCCTTCGAGCGCGTGCTCGTAGGCCGCGCTCGAGCCCTTGCGCGGGCGTGACGGCGCGCCCGCGGCCTCGGGCAGGTCCGCGGGGTCCTGCGGGTGGATGAAGCCTTCGAGGATGATTTCGGCGCGCGCCGGCACGCTCAATCCCTCCAGACCCGGCGTCAGACAGCGCGCCAGTTCGGTGCGCCCGCCGCGCAGCAGACCGGCGAACTGGTACTCGGAGAGCGTATCCGGCACGGGCGTGACCGCGCCGAGAATCGTCGCCGGGTCCGCGCCCAGCGCCACCGCCACCGGATAGGGCTGGCCGGGATGCGTCGCCGCGAATTCCCGGAAGTCGAGCGCGCCGCCGCGGTGCGCCAGCCAGCGCATGATCAACTTGTTGCGGCCGAGCAGTTGCTGGCGGTAGATGCCGAGATTCTGGCGCGGTTTGTTCGGCCCGCGCGTGACCGTCAGTCCCCAGCTCAGCAGCGGGGCGGCGTCGCCGGGCCAGCAGTGCTGGATCGGCAGGCGGGTCAGATCGACGTCCCGGCCCTCGACCACAATCTCCTGACAGGGCGGCGCGGAGACCGTCTTGGGCGCCATGTCCCACACCGCCTTCGCGAGCGAGGCGAGCCGGCCCAGGTCCTTCACGCCGCGCGGCGGCTCCGGCTCCTTCAGGGCGGAGAGCAGGCGGCCGACGTCGCGCAGCGCCTCGAGCGTCGCGGTATCGCTGCCGATGTCGCTGTCCAGCGCGCCGCGTCGGGCGCTCGCGGGTGCGTCGATGCCCATGCCCAGCGCCACGCGCCGGGTATTGCCGAAGAGATTGCCGAGCACCGGGAGCGTGGATCCGTCGACGTTTTCGAACAGCAGGGCGGGGCCGCCGGCATGCAGGGAACGTTCGCAGATCTGCGTGATCTCCAGTTTCGGCGACACCGTCGCCGCGACGCGACGCAGTTCTCCCAGGGTATCGAGTCGTGCGACGAAGTCGCGCAGGTCCTTGTATTTCATAAAACCTTGGCTTGAGGCTTGAATTCAGTCGTTTTTTTGCGCGAGGCGCTACCACTGCCATTGTACGGAATCCCGCCGCGCGACGCCGAAACGGCCAGGATCGCGTTATCCGGGTCCATTTCGGGAAAATAATTTTCAATTTACCCTTGTAACAAAGCGTTAATGATGGCAAGGCGTGAGACCCCCTCAAATACCCCGGAAAGCCTTGCTGACTCGAAGTTTCACCGTTTAAAACGACTGTTTCTATATAACCATAAGTTATCGATTGTCTATTCTATAGTGTTGACCGACTAGGATCGCCTGTTAGAATCCCTCGTCAGCAGGTCCGGCAAAACGAAAAGCCGGACGATGATTTCGGCGTTTCTTGCGAACCGCTCCTCTTTTCGCCCTCGCTTTTCAAGCGATTTCGGGCATCCATGCCGGCGCCGGGCAGTCCTTTCCCGCAGCGCCGGATTCGATTTGGACGCGTGCGCCTCTCCATCAGGAAGCGCCGCGCCGAGTGGCCAGGGCCACTCGATCCCGGCAGCGTGCGGTCCCGATGGACCGTGTGCTGCCCAGATGGCGACGTTCGAGTTCCGGGCGCGTCACCTCACGAGAGGGAGATTCTTTGATGAGTGCTGTCATTACCGCCCAGCCGGGCAGGCGTCTGTCCGTCGCCGCGCGCATCGCGCTGCGTCGCGGCACCCGCGTCGGCCATTACTGTTCGAGCGCGGTGGGCCTGCTGGCCATCGTCGGCGCGCTGGCCCTGTGGTTCCAGCCGGGACTGCGCGCGGTGCTGGTCGAACGCGTACTGCCGCACCTGATGCCGGACTCGCAGGCGGGCGCCGCGCGTCTACTGTCGAGCGACGTGAGCCTGCCGCGCTTGCCGCTCGCGCCGACGGCGATCGGCGGCGCCCCGACGCCGATGCGCGTCGCCGCCGACGTGACCGCGGCGGTCCCGCCGGCGGTTCCCCAGATCGCGCTGGGAAACTTCGCCACACCGCTCGATCCGGCGAATCTGCCGGCGTCGGTCGTGCGTCTGGCCCTGCCGACGGCGAGCGTGGCGAACACCCATGCCGGGCATGCCGGTGACGTCGCGGGCGCCCCGGGCGCGCTTTCGAATCGGGATCAGGGACGCGTGGCCAGCTACATTTCCCGCCGCTATCGCGTCGCGCAAGAGCCGATCGACACGCTGGTGCGGGCGTCGTTCCAGACCGGACGCGACGTCGGAGTCGACCCGCTGCTGCTGTTGGCCGTGATGGCCGTCGAGTCGGGTTTCAATCCCTATGCGGAGAGCGGCGTCGGCGCGCGCGGCCTGATGCAGGTCATGCCGACGATCCATTCGGACAAGTTCCAGTATTACGGCGGTCCGAAGGCAGCGCTCGAACCGGTGCCGAACCTGCGCGTCGGTGCGTTGATCCTGAAGGACTACATCGGTCAGAGCGGTTCCGTGGCCGGCGGCCTGCGCCGTTATGTCGGCGCGACCACGCCTGGCGACGGCGGCTATGGCGCGAAGGTGCTGGCCGAGCGCGCGCGGTTGCGCGAAGCGGTCGGTATCGCCGGCGGCGGTCCGGTACTGGCGACGGCCAAACCGCGTGTCGCGACCCTTGCGGCCGCACACCCCGCGGTCGCCGCGCCCGGGCATGTCGGTGCCGCGCCGAATGCGGCGGCCAACGATGGCGGCGTCGACAAGACCGTCGGCGAGCATCACCCGGATACGAACAGCGAGCCGGTTGCGGCGTCGGTGGGCGCCGCCTGAACAGCGGCACCCGCCGGTCTAGGTTTTCGCCGGACCGCCGCGCCGTTGCGCTTCGTCCGGGCGGATCTTCGCGGCCAGCTTGTCGAGCACGCCATTGACGTACTTGTAGCCGTCTGTGCCGCCGAAGGTCTTCGCCAATTCCACGCCTTCATTGATGACGACCCGATACGGGATGTCGACGTGATGCCGCAATTCGTAGGTCCCCACCATCAGCACCGCGCGTTCGACCGGCGACAGTTCGGTGACCGGACGGTCCAGACAGGGGCCGATCGCGGCGTCGAGCGATTCCGCCTCGCGCACCACGCCGTAGAGCAGCGCATCGAAATGCGCGCGGTCCGCTTTGTCGAAGCCTTGCGTGCCGCGGATGTGCGCGTCGATCTCGGACGGCGCAGCCCCCGACACCAGCCACTGGTAGAGCGCTTGCGTCGCGAGTTCGCGCGCCCGCCGGCGGGCATTTCTCATGCTGCACCTTCGTCTTCTTCGTCGCCGTAGTCGGCCAGTTCGTCGAGCGCGCCGCACAGGTTCGCCATTTCGACCGCGGCGCTCGCCGCCTCGCGGCCCTTCTCGCTGGCGCGCGCCAGGGCTTGCGGATCGTCCTCGGTGGTCAGCACCGCATTCGCGATCGGCACGCCGAAGTCGAGTGCGACGCGCGAGATGCCCGCGCCGGATTCGTTCGACACCAGTTCGAAGTGATAGGTCTCGCCGCGGATCACCGCGCCGAGCGCGATGAGCGCGTCGAACTGCCCGCTTTGCGCGAGCTTGGCGAGGGCTACCGGGATCTCCAGCGCGCCCGGCACGGTCACCAGCAGCACGTCGCTGCCGGTCACGCCGAGCCGCTCGAGCTCGGCGACGCAGGCGCTGCGCAACTGGGTGCAGACATCTTCGTTGAAGCGCGACTGCACGATGCCGATGCGCAGGCCGTTGCCGTCCAGTTTCAAATGATATTCGCCGATTTCCATCATGTTCGTTTCCATAATAAAGAGGGCCCGGGTTGAGGAGACCGCGAGACCCGGGCACGGGCCGAAGCCCAGGGAATGAGGGCGCAGGCGCGGCGGCGCGAACTCATGCGCCGCAGGTCTCCGGCGGCGTGGGCGCCTGGCCGGGCATCGGGATGAAGCCGGTGACTTCCAGTCCATAGCCCGACATGCTGCCGAGCTTGCGCGGTCCCGACAGCACCTGCATGCGGCCCACGCCGAGATCGCGCAGAATCTGCGCACCCACGCCGTAGGTCTTGAAATCGACCGGCCGGTGCGCGAGACGCCGCGCCTTCTCGGCTTCGTCGAAGGCCGCGAAGGTTTCGAAAAAGCGCTCGCGCGATGCGTCGCAGTTGAGCATGACGACCGCGCCCAGTTCGCGCGCGGCGATTTCCCGCAGCGCGGCGTCCAGCGTCCACGAATGGGTGGACGACGCGGTTTCGAGCAGATCGAGCACCGACAGCGGCTCGTGCACCCGTACCGGCGTATCGATGTCGGGACGGGGCTTGCCGCGCACCAGCGCGAGATGCGGCGCGCCGGTGGGCAGGTCGCGGTACAGCGTCGCGTGAAAGGTGCCGTACGCGGTGTGCATCACCCGGTCCGACACGCGTTCGATGATCGATTCGTGCCGTAGCCGGTAGTGGATCAGGTCCGCGATGGTACCGATTTTCAGGCCATGGCGCTGGCCGAATTCGATCAGGTCCGGCAGCCGCGCCATCGTGCCGTCGTCCTTCACGATTTCGCAGATCACCGATGCCGGCGTCAACCCGGCCAGCGCGGTCAGGTCGCAGCCTGCTTCGGTGTGTCCGGCACGGATCAGCACGCCGCCTTCCTGCGCCATCACGGGAAACACGTGCCCGGGCTGGACGATGTCGCGCGCATGCGCGTCGCGCGCCACCGCCACGGCGATCGTGCGGGCACGGTCCGGCGCGGAGATGCCGGTGGTGACGCCTTCGGCGGCCTCGATGCTGATCGTGAAGGCGGTACCGTACTGCGTACCGTTCTGCGCGGTCATCAGCGGCAGGTTCAACTGCCGGCAGCGGTCCTGGCGCAGCGTCAGGCAGATCAGGCCCCGGGCGTGGGTCGCCATGAAATTGATGGCTTCCGCGTTGACGTAGTCCGCCGCCAGGACCAGGTCGCCTTCGTTCTCGCGATCTTCTTCATCGACGAGGATCACCATCCGGCCGGCTTTCAGTTCGGCGATGATCTCAGGAGTGGACGCGAGGTTCATGGTGTGACCGAGGCTGGAAAAAGCCGTCATTTTACGCCATCGCCGCGCCCCTGACCCCGGCTCTTTCCCCGGAAACGGCGCCCGATCTCCACGGAGCATGCGAAAATGCGTGCTCATCGCAGGTCTAACCACGGAAATCGCATGAAAAAGGGCTGGTGGTGGTTCGCACTGGTGGCCGTCGCGGGTATCGGGGCGGCCTGGTTCGCGCTGGTCTATCGGGATCCGCTGTTCCGGATCAAGCCGGTGCGCGAGCACCTGCTCGACACGCTGCCGGTGACCGGCACCGCGCGGTTTCGCGACGAGGCGCCGGGCGAGGAGGGGGCGTTGTGCGGACAGGTCACCAACGTCAACGGTGGCCGGCGCATCGGCGACGGGCCGGGGGCCGGGTCGAGGGCCGGGTCGGGGCCGACAGCCGACGCCGGCCAGCGGCTGGTGGCGCTGGATCCCGCCCGATGGCGTCGCTTCATCGTCGTGCCGTCGGTGCCGGCGTTCTACGTGGAGGGACTGGCGCCCTGGGGTCTGTCGCTCGACGGCCGGAAAATCGCGATCGACGCCGCCGATCTGGAACAGGAGCGCCTGGGCTTCGTCGAGCAGTACGATGCGGCCGCCGGGATCGATGGCATCGACGCGAATCGCACCGCCGAGGAAATCGCCATCAAGACGCTCGACGAGCATTTCGAAGGGCGCTGGTCGCAATACTGTCCCACCCACCCGTAGGGCGTCGCGGCGCTTTTCAGCCCGGCCCAGCCCGGCCTCAGTCCTGCTTCGGTGCGCTCAGGATGCGCTCGACGTAGCGGGCGATCTGATCGATCTCGAGGTTGACCCGCGCGCCCGGCGCCAGATGCTTCAGCGTGGTGGCGGCGATCGTATGCGGAATCAGGTTGATCGAGAACGCGCAGCCGTCCTGCGCGGTGTCGTCGACCGCATTGACCGTGAGACTGACGCCGTTCACGGTGATCGAGCCCTTGTACGCCAGATAGCGGCCGATCGCGCGCGGGGCGACGATGTCGAGACGGTAGGATTCCCCCACCGGTTCGAAGCGCACCACCTGGCCCAGGCCGTCGATGTGTCCCGACACCAGGTGGCCGCCCAGGCGGTCGTTCGCGCGCAGCGCTTTCTCGAGATTGACCGCTCCCGGTCGCGCCAGGCCGACCGTGAGCGACAGGCTCTCCTGCGAGACGTCGACGGCAAAGCGCCGCGTTTCCCGGTCGAGCGTCACCGCGGTCATGCAGGCGCCCTCGATGGCGATGCTGTCGCCCACCGCGACGTCGTCCAGCGGCAGATCGCCGGCGTCCACGGTGAGGCGCATGCCGGCCTCGGGGCCGGCGCCGAGCGGGGTGACGCTGTCGATACGGCCGATCGCCGCGACTATGCCAGTAAACATATCGTTGATTCCATCGTTGGCTATGTAAGCGGGTTCCAGGCAGGCGTCAGGACGGCCAGCGCGCGAGAATGCGCAAGTCGTCGCCGACCCGGTCCACCGCGTGGAAGGCCAGTTGCCGGCGCTCCGCGAGCGACGCCGGCGGCGCCAGGTCGAACAGGCCGAACCCCTGGCCCAGCAGGTTCGGCGCGAGATACAACAGCCATTCGTCGACGCAGCCCTCGCGGATCATGGAGCCGCTCAGCTTCGCGCCGGCTTCCACGTGCAGCTCGTTGATGCCGCGCTCGCCCAGCACGTTCATCAGCGCGGGCAGGTCGACCTTGCCCTGCGGGTTGGGCAGCGCGATCACCTCGGCGCCGCGTTCGCGCAGCGCCGCCGCGCGTGGCGCGGCCTCGTCGGCGTCCGAGGCACACACGATCAGGGGCGGCGCGCCGTCGAGCAGTCGCGCCGTCAGCGGCAGGCCGAGCCGGCTGTCGACCAGGATGCGCAGCGGCTGGCGCGGCGTCTCGACCGCGCGCACCGTCAGTTGCGGATCGTCCTGCCGCGCGGTGCCCATGCCGGTGAGGATCGCGCAGGCACGCGCGCGCCATGCGTGGCTGTCCGCGCGCGATGCCTCGCTGGTGATCCACTGGCTCTCGCCACCCGGCAGCGCGGTGAACCCGTCGAGCGACGCGGCCGCCTTCAACCGCACCCAGGGGCGTCCGTGCGTCATTCGCGAAACGAAGCCGATGTTCAACTCCCGCGCCGGGCGTTCGAGCAGCCCGCAGCGCACATCCACCCCGGCGGTGCGCAGCATGTCCAGGCCGCGCCCGGAGACGCGCGGGTTCGGGTCCTCCATCGCGGCGATGACCCGCGCGATGCCGGCATCGATCAAGGCCTTCGCGCAGGGGGGCGTGCGGCCCACGTGACTGCACGGTTCGAGCGTGACGTAGGCGGTCGCGCCCAGCGTGCTGGCGCCGCGCGCACGCGCGTCCTTCAGCGCCTGGACCTCGGCGTGATCGAAGCCCGCCGGCTGCGTGAAGCCCTCGCCGACGATGACGCCGTCGCGCACCAGCACGCAGCCCACGCGCGGGTTCGGCGTGGTGCTGTACATCCCTTTCTCGGCGAGCAGCAGCGCGCGCTGCATGTAGGCAAAATCGGTTTCGGAGAACATGCCGGCCTGTGGGTGGAGAGGGGGGGCGCGTTTCAGCGCGCTGGCGCGCCCTCGGCGAGCGCGGCGAATGCGGCCCGCGCGGCATGCGCCGTGGCATCGATGACCGCGTCGTCGTGCTGGCTGGAGACGAAACCCGCCTCGAAGGCCGAGGGCGCGAAATAGACGCCGGCATCCAGCATATGGTGGAAGAAGGCGTTGAACAGCGGCGTGCCGGCGGCCTGGATGTCGCTGAAACGCTGCGGCGCGTGCGCGGCGAAATACATGCCGAACATGCCGCCGACGCTGGCCGCGTTGAACGTCACGCCGGCTTCGCGCGCCGCGTCGGTGAGCGCGGTGGCGAGCTTGGCGGTCTGCTCGCCGAGACGCGCGTGAAAGCCCGGCGCCTGGATCAGTTTCAGCGTCGCCAGGCCCGCCGCGACGGCGACCGGGTTGCCCGACAGGGTGCCGGCCTGATAGACCGGGCCGAGCGGCGAAATCTGCGCCATGATGTCGCGACGCCCGCCGAACGCGGCGGCCGGCATGCCGCCGCCGATGACCTTGCCCAGGCAGGTCAGGTCGGGCGTGATGCCGTACAGCGCCTGCGCGCCGCCCAGCGCGACGCGGAAACCGCACATCACCTCGTCGAAGATCAGCACGGCGCCGTGCTGCGTGCAGCGCTCGCGCAGCGCCTGCAGGAACGCGGTCGTGCCGCGCACGAGATTCATATTGCCCGCCACCGGTTCGACGATGACCGCCGCGATTTCATCGCCGAACGCCGCGAACGCCTCGTCGAGCTGCTCGACGTTGTTGTATTCGAGGACCGTGGTGTGGTGCGCCGTGTCCGCCGGCACGCCCGCCGAGGTCGGATTGCCGAAGGTCAGCAGGCCCGAGCCGGCTTTCACCAGCAGGCTGTCCGCGTGGCCGTGATAGCAGCCCTCGAACTTGACGATGCGGTCGCGCCGCGTGAAGCCGCGCGCCAGACGCAGCGCGCTCATCGTCGCTTCGGTGCCCGAGGACACCATGCGCACCTGTTCGATCGAGGGCACGAGCTTGCGGATTTCCTCGGCGATCTCGATTTCCGCCTCGGTGGGCGCGCCGAAGCTGAAGCCGTCGCCCAGCACCCGCTGCACCGCCTCGATCACCGCCGGATGCGCATGGCCGACGATCATCGGACCCCAGGAGCCGATGTAGTCGATGTAGCGCTTGCCGTCCGCGTCCCAGAAATAAGGGCCGTTGGCGCGCTGGATGAAGCGGGGCGTGCCGCCCACCGAGCCGAAAGCGCGCACGGGCGAGTTGACGCCGCCCGGAATGCTGTCCAGCGCGCGGGTGAAGAGTTCTTGGTTACGGGACATATCGGATCTGGTTACCTGAGAGCGGCGAATCCTTAAATTGTACCGTACGGCAATATCGGCGTTGGCGACGCGGGCATATACGCGGGCATATAATCGGCCGCTTCGTTCGTCGCGGTCCCTTGCCGCGCGTTCCCTGTTCGCGCTTTCCTATCCGTCCTATCCGGTTACCATGCCCGCTCATCTGGCCACTCCCGTCGGCAACGCGCGACGCCTGCTCTACCTGCTGGGCGCGCTCGCCGCCTGCGGACCGCTCTCGATCGACATGTATCTGCCGGCGCTGCCGTCGATGGCGGCGCAGTTCGGCGTGGCCGAGGGGCTTGCGCAAGCCACGCTCACCACTTTCCTGGTGGGTTTCTCCGTCGGCATGCTGCTCTATGGGCCGCTCTCCGACGCCTACGGCCGCCGTCCGGTCCTGCTGGCAGGCGTCATCCTGTACGCGGCCGCGTCGCTGTGCTGCATGCTGGCGCCCACCATCCTGTCGCTGGCGTCGCTGCGCTTCGTCCAGGCATTGGGCGCGGGCGCCGCCTCGGTGCTCGCGCGCGCGATCGCGCGCGACGCCCATGCGCCCGCGGACGCGGCGCGGGTGCTGTCCTTCCTGCAGATCGTCACCTCGGTCGGCCCCTTGCTCGCGCCGTTGATCGGCGGCCAGTTGCTGCTGCTGGGCGGCTGGCGCGCGGTGTTCGCGGCGCTGACGGCCTATGGCGTGCTCAGCGCGGTGCTGGTGGCGCGCCGGATACCCGAGACCTGGCCGCGCGCGAAACGCCGTCAGGCGGCGCTCGCCCATTCCTTCCTGGCGTATGGACGCCTGCTCGCCGATCCGACCGTGCTCGCGTATCTGCTGTGCGGCGGCATGTCGTTCGCGGCGATGTTCGCGTACATCGCCGGCACGCCGTTCGTCTACATCGATTATTACCATGTCTCGCCGCAGCGCTATGGCTTCTTCTTCGCCGCGAACATCGTCGGATTGGTCGGCGGCAACTTTCTGAACGCGCGCTGCGTTGGC encodes:
- the ribD gene encoding bifunctional diaminohydroxyphosphoribosylaminopyrimidine deaminase/5-amino-6-(5-phosphoribosylamino)uracil reductase RibD, which codes for MFSETDFAYMQRALLLAEKGMYSTTPNPRVGCVLVRDGVIVGEGFTQPAGFDHAEVQALKDARARGASTLGATAYVTLEPCSHVGRTPPCAKALIDAGIARVIAAMEDPNPRVSGRGLDMLRTAGVDVRCGLLERPARELNIGFVSRMTHGRPWVRLKAAASLDGFTALPGGESQWITSEASRADSHAWRARACAILTGMGTARQDDPQLTVRAVETPRQPLRILVDSRLGLPLTARLLDGAPPLIVCASDADEAAPRAAALRERGAEVIALPNPQGKVDLPALMNVLGERGINELHVEAGAKLSGSMIREGCVDEWLLYLAPNLLGQGFGLFDLAPPASLAERRQLAFHAVDRVGDDLRILARWPS
- the hemL gene encoding glutamate-1-semialdehyde 2,1-aminomutase — encoded protein: MSRNQELFTRALDSIPGGVNSPVRAFGSVGGTPRFIQRANGPYFWDADGKRYIDYIGSWGPMIVGHAHPAVIEAVQRVLGDGFSFGAPTEAEIEIAEEIRKLVPSIEQVRMVSSGTEATMSALRLARGFTRRDRIVKFEGCYHGHADSLLVKAGSGLLTFGNPTSAGVPADTAHHTTVLEYNNVEQLDEAFAAFGDEIAAVIVEPVAGNMNLVRGTTAFLQALRERCTQHGAVLIFDEVMCGFRVALGGAQALYGITPDLTCLGKVIGGGMPAAAFGGRRDIMAQISPLGPVYQAGTLSGNPVAVAAGLATLKLIQAPGFHARLGEQTAKLATALTDAAREAGVTFNAASVGGMFGMYFAAHAPQRFSDIQAAGTPLFNAFFHHMLDAGVYFAPSAFEAGFVSSQHDDAVIDATAHAARAAFAALAEGAPAR
- a CDS encoding Bcr/CflA family multidrug efflux MFS transporter; protein product: MPAHLATPVGNARRLLYLLGALAACGPLSIDMYLPALPSMAAQFGVAEGLAQATLTTFLVGFSVGMLLYGPLSDAYGRRPVLLAGVILYAAASLCCMLAPTILSLASLRFVQALGAGAASVLARAIARDAHAPADAARVLSFLQIVTSVGPLLAPLIGGQLLLLGGWRAVFAALTAYGVLSAVLVARRIPETWPRAKRRQAALAHSFLAYGRLLADPTVLAYLLCGGMSFAAMFAYIAGTPFVYIDYYHVSPQRYGFFFAANIVGLVGGNFLNARCVGRLGTLTLISWASAIACGAALLTGLACLTGWGGLPLLATALFFVVGTTGILGANCVTELMHRYPHNAGAAAALFGAVQFGLGALSGSVLGLLSNGTPLALGGVIAACGICMLVGRGLLRRLHGRPVKA